The Ooceraea biroi isolate clonal line C1 chromosome 1, Obir_v5.4, whole genome shotgun sequence genome has a window encoding:
- the LOC113561804 gene encoding F-box/LRR-repeat protein 20 isoform X2 has protein sequence MIHSGRTRLELTWVFHDDEAQINKKLPKELLLRIFSYLDVVSLCRCAQVSKAWNVLALDGSNWQRIDLFDFQRDVEGPVIENISRRCGGFLRQLSLKGCQSIGNNSMRTLAQSCPNIEELNLSQCKRISDATCAALSSHCPKLQRLNLDSCPEITDMSLKDLAAGCPLLTHINLSWCELLTDNGVDALAKGCPELRSFLSKGCRQLTDKAVMCLARYCPNLEAINLHECRNITDDGVRELSERCPRLHYVCLSNCPNLTDATLISLAQHCPLLSVLECVACTHFTDTGFQALARNCKLLEKMDLEECLLITDATLTHLAMGCPRLEKLSLSHCEQITDEGLRQIALSPCAAEHLAVLELDNCPNITDNGLNHLMQACHNLERIELYDCLHITREGIRKLRAHLPNLKVHAYFAPPTPPPSAGASRQRYCRCCVIL, from the exons AATTTTTTCATACCTCGATGTCGTATCACTATGCCGTTGTGCCCAAGTGAGCAAGGCCTGGAACGTGTTAGCGCTCGATGGGTCCAATTGGCAGAGGATCGATCTCTTCGACTTTCAACGAGATGTGGAG GGACCAGTGATAGAAAATATCTCGAGGCGTTGTGGCGGATTTCTCAGGCAGCTCTCGCTCAAGGGATGCCAGAGTATCGGCAACAACTCGATGCGCACCCTAGCCCAATCGTGTCCTAATATCGAGGAGCTCAATCTGAGCCAGTGCAAGAGGATCTCGGACGCGACCTGCGCGGCCCTCAGCAGCCACTGCCCCAAGCTGCAGCGACTGAATCTGGACTCGTGTCCCGAGATAACGGACATGTCCCTGAAGGATCTCGCGGCCGGTTGCCCGCTACTCACTCACATCAACCTCTCGTGGTGTGAGTTGCTCACCGACAACGGGGTTGACGCGCTCGCCAAGGGCTGCCCGGAGCTCCGGAGCTTTCTGAGCAAGGGATGCCGCCAGCTGACGGACAAGGCCGTGATGTGCTTAGCGCGCTACTGTCCTAATCTCGAAGCCATCAATCTACACGAATGCAGG AATATAACGGACGACGGAGTTAGAGAACTTAGCGAACGGTGTCCACGGCTGCATTACGTTTGCCTGTCGAATTGCCCCAATTTAACGGACGCGACGTTGATTAGCCTGGCACAACACTGTCCACTCCTCAGTGTACTCGAGTGCGTCGCGTGCACCCATTTCACGGATACGGGCTTTCAGGCCCTCGCGAGA AACTGCAAACTACTCGAGAAGATGGATCTGGAAGAGTGCCTTTTAATCACCGACGCCACCCTCACTCACCTGGCGATGGGTTGCCCGAGGTTGGAGAAACTA AGTCTGTCACACTGCGAGCAGATCACCGACGAAGGCCTCCGACAAATCGCGCTGTCGCCTTGCGCGGCGGAACACCTAGCCGTCTTGGAGCTGGACAACTGCCCGAACATCACGGACAACGGTCTGAACCATCTGATGCAGGCCTGCCACAATCTTGAGCGTATCGAACTTTACGACTGCCTACACATTACCAGAGAGGGCATACGTAAACTCAGA GCCCACCTACCGAACTTAAAGGTGCACGCGTATTTCGCACCGCCGACACCGCCACCCAGTGCGGGAGCCTCGCGACAACGATACTGTCGGTGCTGCGTCATTCTGTGA